A region of the Pedococcus aerophilus genome:
CTACTTGACCGACGCGGTGCCGGAGTCGGCGGCCAGCGGCTTGCCCGCGGCCTCCCAGGCCTTCATGCCGCCGTCGACGTTCGCCACGTCGAAGCCCTGCTGCGACAGCCACGCCACCGCGCGGGCCGAACGGCCACCGGCGCGGCAGGTGACCGCGAGCGTGCCGGAGTCGGTGTCAGGGAGCTCGTCGAGGCGCGCGGGCAGATCACCCAACGGGATGTGCACCGCGCCGGGGGCGTGGCCGGCATCCCACTCGTCCTGTTCGCGCACGTCGAGCATGACGGCGTCGTCGGCGACTTCGGACACGGACACCTGGGGGATGTTCATGGCCGCCATCCTGCCACCGCGGGGTGCCGCTCGCCGAGGCATGTCACCCCGCCCGCGACTAGGGTCGAACCCATGACTGAACAGGTGCCTGTCGGCCACACCCCGGACCGCGGTCTCACGATCACCCTGAGCACGCCGTTCGTGGAGTCGCTGAGCCCCGAGCAGCTCGACCACTACGTCCGCACGGTCGTCGCGATGGGCGAGTCGGCCAACGACGGCACCTCCCCGTCGGACCTCGCCGAGCGCCTCAAGGACGCCCTCGAAAGTGGTGGCGTGCAGCTCCCGCCCACGTCGTACGACCGCCTCGGCGAGCAGCTCACCGAGTCCAGCGGCGCCCCGCTGTCGATCATCACCGACAAGGACCAGCTCCTGTATGGCGAGGAGGACGCGACCGCCGCGGCTCACCGCCCGGCCGTCCCCGACGCCGCCGACCCCGACTCGGACAACCGCCCGACGTACTCCTGACTGTTCCACCCGTGGGTCACCCGCAGCCGTTGCAGGTCCGGTGGATCCACGGGTCGGAGTCGGCCAGGCAGAACACCGACCCGGACCTGCAGGTCCACTGGCACGACGACGCCACGGTGATCCTGCGGCAGAACAAGGCCATCAACTACGAGGCGCCGTTCCTTTTCCTGCTGTTCGGTGACGAGCGCGCCCTGCTGCTGGACACGGGGGCAATGGCGGATCCTGCGCTGCTTCCGCTGCGCGACACCGTCGACGCGCTCGTCGACCAGTGGTTGCAACGCCATCCGCGTCCCGGGTACGAGCTGCTGGTCCTGCACACCCACTCGCACGGTGACCACGTCGCCAGGGACGGACAGTTCGCCGACCGCCCCGACACCACGGTGGTCGACGCCGGCCACAAGTCGATCCACGGCTTCCTCGGGCTCACATCGGACCTGGACCGCCCGGCCCGGCTCGACCTCGGTGGGCGAGTGGTGGACTGCATCGCGAGCCCGGGCCACGACGCGGCGGCGGTGACGTACTTCGACGACCGGACCGGGTTCCTCCTCGCCGGCGACACGGTCTACCCGGGGCGGCTCTACGTCGAGGACCGGGTCGCCTTCGCGCAGACCATCGACCGGCTCGTGGCGTTCGCGGACACCCACC
Encoded here:
- a CDS encoding rhodanese-like domain-containing protein, translated to MAAMNIPQVSVSEVADDAVMLDVREQDEWDAGHAPGAVHIPLGDLPARLDELPDTDSGTLAVTCRAGGRSARAVAWLSQQGFDVANVDGGMKAWEAAGKPLAADSGTASVK
- a CDS encoding MBL fold metallo-hydrolase → MGHPQPLQVRWIHGSESARQNTDPDLQVHWHDDATVILRQNKAINYEAPFLFLLFGDERALLLDTGAMADPALLPLRDTVDALVDQWLQRHPRPGYELLVLHTHSHGDHVARDGQFADRPDTTVVDAGHKSIHGFLGLTSDLDRPARLDLGGRVVDCIASPGHDAAAVTYFDDRTGFLLAGDTVYPGRLYVEDRVAFAQTIDRLVAFADTHPVTHVLGCHIEMSTTPGVDYPIRTTFQPDEPPLEMTVDQLRDVARALAEAGDRRGRHVFAHFVLHLDG